One Halalkalicoccus subterraneus genomic window, CCCGACAGAGGTCCAACAGCGTCGCCCCGTTGCTCGTTATTACTGGCACCCCCAGCGCGTCCTCCATCGACTCGACCGCCGACAGCGTGGGGTAGTTCGTACACGAGACGAAGACGACGTCGACATCGCTCGAATCGACCGTTTCGACCTGCTCGGCGGCGTTCTTCGGTGTGAGTGCCCCGATCTCCGTGTTGTCCTCGATCCCGAGCCCCGAGATCGAGACCACCTCGTAGCCCGCGGCCTCCAGATATTCCCGCTCGCGGGCGTTCAGCTCCTCGTTGTAGGGCGTCCGGACGGCGATCCGTTTCGCGTCGAGGGTCTCAAGTGCCCTGTCGACCGATAGCGCCGTCGCGACCGCCGGCCCGCCGACCGCCGCCGAGAGTTCCTCCTCCAGTTCGCGATCGAACCCGGGGCCGTGCAGCAGGCTCCCGGTCGTGCAGGCGTAGGCGACCGCCTCGACGTCGGCGTGCGAGAGGAGTTCGGCACACTCGACGACCCGATCGCTCATCGAGTCGAGGGCGTCCGCGGTGACCGATTCCAGCGGCATTCTACTGGTATGAACCGACACTTCCTCGGGGACGTATTTCGGGAACTCCCGCTCGACGGCGGTGTTCGAGGAGGGAATCACCGCTCCGAGGCGGTGCCACCCGCTCATTCGGCCACCCCGTTCTCGCGGTCGCGCTCGGCCAGTTCGGGATCGCGCTCGTCGGGGTCACCATGACCGCCGCCGCCGGGCGTTTTCACGGTGATCAGCGCCCCGGCGGGGACGTCACGGGTCGTCTTCGCGGGGACCGACTCCCCTGAGATCAGGTTCTCACCCGGCGTCCCGTCCTCGCCGCCGGCGAGCCCGCGGGGGCCGCGGCGCCGCCGCTCGGTCAGCAGCGAGACGGTCGCGCTTTCCTCGACGCGGACCGAACGGACGAGCCCCAGTCCGCCCCGGTGGCGCCCGCGTCCGCCGCTCCCCTCGCGAAGCGAGTACTCCTCGACGCGCAGCGGGTACTCGGTTTCGAGGGACTCGATGGGCGTGTTGAGCGTGTTGGTCATGCCCACCTGCACGCCGTCCATGCCGTCCTTCGTTGCCCTGGCGCCGAACCCGCCGCCGATCGTCTCGTAGTAGGCGAATTCTCCATCCCTCCCGCCGACGGTCAGGTTGTTCATCGTCCCTTGGCCCTGGGCGGGCACCCGGTCGGGTGCGGCCGTCGCGAGCGCGAGGAAGACGGTGTCGGTGACCCGCTGGCTCGTCTCGACGTTTCCTCCCACTACCGCCGCGGGCGGTCGCGGGTTCAGCAGCGATCCCTCGGGTGCACGCACCGAGACGGGCGCGTAACAGCCGTGATTCGGTGGGATCTCGGGGTCCGTGACACAGCGCACGACGAAGTAGACCGCACTCTTGGCCACCGCCAGCGGGGCGTTGACGTTGCCCGGGACCTGCTCTGCGGTCCCCGAGAAATCCACGTCGATCGACTCGTCTTCTACTATGACCGTCGCCGCAATCTCGATGTCCTCCTCGGTGATCCCGTCGCCCTCCAGCAGGTCGGTCGCCTCGTAGGTCCCGTCGGGGAGGTCGGCGATCTCCGCCTCGATTCGCTTGCGCGAATAGTCGATCACGGCGTCGAACCCCTCCCTGACTACCGCCTCGCCGTGTTCGGCAAAGAGGTCGTTCAACCTGTCTTCGGCGCGGTCGTTCGCCGCGAGCTGGGCGCGCAGATCCGCGCGGCGCTCGCCCGCGTTCCGGACGTTCGCGAGCAGGAGCTCCATCACGTCCTCGTTCGTCTCGCCCGCCCGCTGGAGGCGAACCGCCGGTAGTCGCAGTCCCTCCTCGTAGATCTCGCGGGCCCCCGCGGGCATGCTTCCCGGGGTCGAGCCGCCGACGTCGGCGTGATGGGCCCTCGAAACGGCGTAGCCGACGATCTCATCTCGTACCGTCAGCGGCGAGACCATCGTGATGTCGGGCAGGTGCGTCCCTCCAGAAAAGGGGTCGTTCAGGACGAAGACGTCGCCCGGACGTGGGTCCTTCTCCCGGACCGTCTCGACGGCCTCGGGCATCGCGCCCAAGTGAACTGGAATGTGCTCGGCCTGCGCGACCATGCGTCCCTCCCGGTCGAACAGCGCGGTCGAGCAATCCCGGCGTTCCTTGATGTTCGGGGAGTACGCCCCCGTAATGAGGACCTGTCCCATCTCCTCGGCGATGCTTTCGAGTTGGTTTCTGAGTATCTCCAGTGTGATCGCGTCCATCAGTCCTGCCTCCGTGCGGTGAGCGCTCCCGACGAATCGACCGTCCCGACCCATTCGGGGGGCAGGACGGTCGTGCTTTCGGCCTGTTCCAGCACTGCGGGCCCCACGACCCGCTCGCCGGGCGCGAGGCGATCCCGGTCGTAGACCGTCGCCTCCCGGCGGCCGGTCTCCGGGAAGTACGCCTCGCGCTCGCCGACGACGGGGTCGCCCACGCCCTCGTAGGCGATCTGCGGTGCCTCGCGGGGTACCGTCGCTGTCGCTCGGAGGTTGACGAGTTCGACGGCCTCGTCCATCCGATAGCCATAGGTCCGGTTATGAGCCGCGTGGAACCGCTCTTCGAGTTCCGCGGGGTCGAACTCGCTGAGGGGGACGGTGATCTCGAAGCTCTGGCCGACGTATCGCAGGTCGGCCGCCCGCTCGACCGCGGGCTCGCCGGTGGCGGTCTCCCCGCGGACTCGCTCCTCGAGTTCCGAACACACCGACTCGACCCCCGCCGCGTCGGCCTCTTTCAGTGGAGCGCGGTAGGTCCTGACGGCGTCGTGTTTCTCGTCGGCCGCGAGCAGGCCGAACGCGGAGAGCACGCCCGCGGGCCGCGGGACGACCACCCGATCGATGTCGAGCGAGTCGGCGAGCGAGACGGCGTGCATCGGGCCCGCGCCGCCGAAGGCGACGAGCCCGAACCCGCGGGGATCGTAGCCCCGCTCGACCGTCACCGACCGCACCGCGCGGGCCATGTTCGCGTTCGCCACTCGATAAACGCCGCGTGCGGCTTCGAGGGGACCGTCCAGCCCGGCCCTCTCGGCCAGGTCCGCGAGAACGTTCTCGGCAGCCTCGACGTCGAGGGTCATCTCGCCGCCGAGCGCCGTCTCCGGGCCGATGTAGCCGAGCACGACGTTCGCGTCGGTGACGGTCGCGCGTTCGCCGCCCTTGCCGTAGCAGGCGGGGCCGGGCTCGGCGCCCGCCGAGCGGGGGCCGACCCGGAGCGCTCCTCCCGAATCGACCCAGGCGATCGAGCCGCCGCCGGCGCCGACGGTGTTCACGTCGACCATCGGGGTCCCGATGGGGATGCCGTCGATCTCCGCGTCGGTCGTGCGCTCGATCTCGCCGTCGCGAACGAGACTCACGTCGCTCGAGGTCCCGCCCATGTCGAAGGTAACCAGCCCCGCCTCGTTTTCGACGGTGGCCCCCGCGCCGACGACGCCCGCCGCCGGCCCCGAGAGGGTCGTCGTGACGGCGTGCTCTCGTACCGTTTCTGCCTCGGCGGTCCCGCCGTTGGACTGCATGATCCGCGGAACGGGAACGCCCGCCTCCGCGGCGCGCTCCGCGAGTCGCCCGACGTAGGAGTCGATCGCGGGCCTCACGTAGGCGTCGACTGCCGTCGTCGACGTCCGCTCGAACTCCCGGAACTCGGCGAGCACCTCGCTCGAGGTCGAGACCGGAACGTCGAGCTCCTCGCGCAGTACCTCCGCGACCCGGCGCTCGTTGTCGTCGTGGGCGTAGGCGTGCAACAGGCAGACCGCGACGCTCTCGACCCCGTCATCGATCCGGTTGGCGAGTTCCCGTACGTCCCCCTCGTCGACCGGCTCCTCGATCCCCTCGGGGGTGGCGCGCTCGTCGAGTTCGTACCGGCGTTTCCGGGGGACCAGCGGCGCAGGTTTCTCGGCGTCCAGGTCGTAGAGGTCAGGCCGGGCCTGCCGGCCGATTTCGAGGACGTCACGGAACCCGTCGGTCGTCACGAGCGCCGTCTTTGCACCGTTCCGTTCGAGCAGCGCGTTGACCGAGACGGTCATCGCGTGGCTGAAGGCGTCGACCTCCTCGGGAGCGATCCTCGCGTCCTCGCAGGCCTTCTCGATGGCGGCCATCACGCCGACGCTCTGATCCGCCGTACTCGGTACCTTCGCCGTCGTGAGGCCGTTTTCAGTGTACAACGCCACGTCAGTGAACGTGCCGCCGACGTCGACCCCGATGTGTGTTTCGGTCATTCGTTCACGCTCCGAGTGCGCCCCGCAGGAACTCGACGAACGCTGGTAGGTTGTCCCGCAGCGTCTGGAGTCCGATGCCGATCACGACGAGCGTCACCACGGCTCCCAGCGCGTTCTGTATTCGGGTGTTGGTGTGCTCGCCGAGCAACGCGTCGTTGTTCATCGCGTAGATGAGGAAGACGGCGAGAACGGGGAGCAAAATCCCGTTCGCGACCTGCGCGAAGACGATCACCTGGACGGGGTCGTAGCCCAGCCCCGAGAACACCGTCCCGACGCCGAGGATCGTGAGCCAGATCGCACGAAACCGAGCGGATTTCAGGTCGACGTCCCAGCCGAGCGCCCCCGCGGTCGCATAGGCCCCCGCAAGCGGCGCGCTCATGGCGCTCGTAAAGCCGGCGGCGAACAGCCCGATCGCGAAGAAGGTCAGTGCGAACCCGCCGAAGACGGGTTCGAGCTGGTTGGCCATTGCCCCGACGTCGCCGATCTCGGTGCCGGCGGGGAACACGGCCGCAGCGGTGATAACTATAGAGAGGGTGATCGCGCCGCCGAAGAGGATCGAGGCGATCGTGTCGGTGCGACATTCTGCGAGGTCGTCCGGCCCACCCCAGCGCTCCTGGACCGTACTCGCGTGCAGGAAGAGGTTGTAACCCACGACGGTCGTCCCGATCAGTCCGGCGATCAGGTAGGCCGAGCCTTCGGGGGCTGCGGGGACGAACCCGCGAGCCAGCGCGCCGAGGTCGGGCCGCACCATGATCGCGTTCGCGACGAAGGCGAGGCCCATCACGATCACCAGCGCGACGAAGGTCCGTTCGATCAGTTCGTAGTTACCCGTCCAGAGCAGCGCCGCCGCGACCAGCCCGATCAGTGGTCCCCAGACGCTCTCGCTAACGCCGGTGATCGTCGCCAGCCCGGCCGCGCCGCCGACGATGTTACCAGTTTGAAAGGCCGCGGTGCCGATCCCGATCGCGCTCACGACGAGCACGACGCTCGCGGCCTTCGCGGTAGGGCTGTCGAACTCCCCCCTGAGCGCCTCGCCCAGCCCCGCCCGAGAGACGAGTCCCAGCCGGGCGCTCATCTCCTGGAGGACGATCGTTGCGATAACCGAGAAGGCGATCGTCCAGACGAGCACGTAGGCGTACTGAGCCCCGATGACGCTCGCAGTCGTTACCGTTCCGGGGCCGACGAACGCCGCCGCGATGATCGCCCCGGGGCCGATCGATTTCAGCCGGTTCCTCAATGTCATCCTCTCTCACTCATGCTATGGATTCACGAAGCCCGGTGAGGGTATCAAGCTTGTTGAGAGGCGTTCATACGACCTTCATCAGACGTGTGAACCGATCATTCGTTCACTTTTCGCTGGGTGAGCAGCGCCTTTGCGACTCCCTCCTCGATGTCGACCTCGAAGGGCAGGTCGGCCGTCGAGCGCTCGACGAACCGGAGCATGAACTCCTTGGTCGGTTCGGAGGGGAAGACGACGTGGTAGGTGTCGTTTTCGACCCCACGGACGGTCAGAAAGCCACACAGCGAGAGCCATTCGAGGACCTCGCCCAGATCGGCAAAGCGTTCGGCGTACTCGGCGGCGTGGAAGTCGGCTACGCGGTCGGCCGCGGCTTGGAACTCGGGATCGGGCTCGCCCTCGCGGTAGACGTGATCGAGAAAACAGTGCAGGAAATCCACGTCGAACAGGACGTGCTCGCCCGTCGAGAGCAGGCGGTGGTACTGCTGGAGATCGGCGCTCACGTCGGTCTCTGCGGCCTCGAGGTTCGCGGCGTAGAAGGTGAGCGCCCGGCGAACCACGGTGCTTTGGCCCTCGCCGGTCTCCGAAAGCAGGCTGTCGAGGGCGGTTCGTGAGTCCTCGTCGAGCGATACCGTCACGCGGTCGGTCATGGTGGATACTCGAAGTCGGCGGGGATATACCCTTAGAACGAGCCACGCCGGTAGAGAAAGAGGTCGATCCCCGTGAGCAGGAGTGCGAGCGCGAGGATGCCCCCTCCCACTGTCGGCGCGCCCAACGAGAACGCATAGAGTGCGACCCCGAGCAACAACAGGTCGAGAATCCCGATCATCAGGAGCATGCCGCCCAACCCGCCGCCCGATTCGTCCCCTTCCGACTCGGATCCGTCCGCGGTCGTTTCGCGGTTCACGCTCATGTCTTCCCGTTCGACCGGACGCTACTAACGGTTCTGCTCTACTACGTGGCCGTGCTCACGATCTTGATCACGTCGCCCTCCGAGAGCTCGTGACTCTCCCCGATTCGACGGTCCGAGCGGGCGTCGACGGCGTGGAGGTAGCCCTCGCCGATGTCCGAGTGGACGGCGTAGGCCAGATCCTTCGGCGTCGATCCACGGGGAAGCAGGAAGGCGTCGGGGAGGACGTTGCCCTGGCCGTCGGTCCAGCGCGTCTCGTTCTGGACCGGATAGGCCGTGAATCGGTCGAGCAGGTCGTATACTGCGCCGTCGAGCGCCGCCTGCACGCCGGTGCCGCCGTACTCGGCCATCGTTTCTCCGAGCTCCTCCAGTTTCCCCTGCTGGGCCCCGCTGAGCTCGCCGAGTACCTCGAAGTCCGGGTCGCCCGGATCGTACTCGATCAGTCCCGCCTCCGCACCCTTCCGCAGGGCGAGTTCGCCCTCGGCGGTGGTCGGAATCACGTGTCGGCCCCTCTCCTCGCCGGCCTCCCGAAGTCGCTCGATGTTCCCGGCGGGCGCGATGTCGGCCTTGTTCGTGGCGATCAGAATGGGTTTCGTCCGGGCGCGAACCAGTCGGGCGAGATCCCGTCTGTCCTCGTCGGTCCACTCGCGGGGGTTCTCGGGATAGTCGAGTTCGCGCAACACGACGGCGACGTCGGCCTCGCTCGCGCCGAAGCCCGTGAGAACGTCGGAAACCGCCTCGTCGATGTCGAAACCGGGCGAGCGCGACTGGCGCTCGACGCCCTCCCAGTTTCGCTCGACGATCCCCGCGAGCCAGCGATCCATCTCCTCCTCGATGAAGTCGATCTCCTCGACGGGGTCGTACGTGCCGATATCGACGGGCTCTCCCTCGGCATTCGTGCCGCCGGAGGCGTCCACGACGGTGATGATCGCGTCGGCGTTCGTCAGCGCGTCCAGAAACTGGTTCCCGAGCCCGCGGCCCTCGTGGGCGCCCGGAACGAGGCCCGCGACGTCGATCAGTTCGACCGGAACGTAGCGTTTCCCGTCCCGGCAGTTCTCGGTGTCACAACGTTCCTCGCGGGCGAGACACGGGCAGTCGGTGCGGACGTAGCTCACTCCCCGGTTCGGGTCGATCGTCGTAAAGGGGTAGTTCGCCATGTCGACCTCGGCACGGGTCGCGGCGCTGTAGACGGTTGACTTGCCGGCGTTCGGCTTGCCGGCGAGCGCGAGCGTGAGCATACTGGTGGTATCGGGGATCGAGGGAACTGCCTTTCGATGGTCGAGCGGGATCAGTCGTCGGCGTCGGCCAACGAGTCGCGCTCTCGCGTGACGAACGGTTTGGCCGTCAGGCCCTTCCGGCGCGCGTCGAGTTCCGAGAACCCGTAGACGACCGCGACCAGCAGCACGATCCCGACGGGGATGAGGACCAACTGCGGCAGGCCGGTCAGCCCGTAGAGCAGATAGCCGATCGTGGCAAGGGCGGCAGTGGTCAGCGCGTAGTAGATCTGGGTGCGGACGTGGTCGATGTGGTCCGCCCCGGCGAACGTCGAGGACAGCACGGTGGTGTCGGAGATCGGCGAGCAGTGATCGCCGAAGATCGCCCCTGAGAAGACCGCACCGGTCGCGACCGCAAGCATCTCCGAGGAACCCCCGGAGACCTCCCATGCGAGCGGGATCGCCACCGGCGTTACGAGCGCCATCGTCCCCCACGAGGTGCCGATCGAAAACGAGATGAAGCCCCCGGCGAAGAGGATCACGATCGGTAGCAGCGTCGGCGTGATGAATCCCGCGGCGATCTCGGTCACGTACGCGCCGGTTTCGAGCGCCCCGGCGACGGCCCCGATCGACCATGCCAACACGAGAATCGCGATGGCGTGCAGCATGATGCCGAACCCGTCGAGCACCGTCTCCATCCCCTCGTCGATCGAGAGGACGTCATACACCAACGAGAGCACGAGCGCGCTCGCGGCCATCGCAAAGGAACCCCAGACGAGCGCGCCCATGAAGTCCGCGCTCTCGGCCATGTCGATGGCCGACGCGCCGGGCGAGTAGCCGCTCCAGGCCACGCCGACGGCGACGACTGTCACCAGCGCGAGGATCGGCACCGTGAAGAACCGGACCATCGGCGAGTCGGTTTCGACGTCGCCCAGGTCGTCCTTCATGCTCTGAAGGGGCTTTGCGTCGTCGCGGTTCACCTTCCCCGTGCTCTGGGCGCGGTGTTCGGCGTCGAGCATCTCGCCGAAGTCACGCCGGGTGAGGACGATCACGCCGACCATGAGCAGGGCAAAGAGGCAGTAGAGGTTGTACGGCATGCTCCTGAGGAAGGTGAGGAACGCGGAGGGGGCGACGTCCGTGATCCCCGCGGCCTCGTAGCCCGTCTGGATCATGCTGATCTGGTAGGCGACCCAACTCGAAATGCCGAAGGTCGCGACGGGCGCGGCGGTCGAATCGAGCAGGTAGGCGAGCTTCTCGCGGGACATGTTCGTCTCGTCGGCGATGTCCTTCATCGAGGAGCCGACGATCGCGGTGTTGGCGTAATCGTCGAAGAACCAGACCAGTCCCAACAGCCACGTCGCGATTCCGACTTTCCGATGGGAATCGAGCCGACTCGTCGCGTAGTTCGCGACCGCGAGCGACCCGCCCATCCGCCAGATCAGCGCGATCCCCGCCCCCAATAGCGAGACGAAGACGATGATCTGGGCGTGAAAGACGTCCTCCCCGATCGCGCTCACGATCCAATCGAAGGTCTGGACGATCCCCAGACTCCCCGAGTAGATGATTCCACCCGACCAGATCCCGATGAACAGCGACAGTAGCGCTCGCCGGGTGATGATCGCCAGTGCGATCGCGATCAGCGGCGGTACGAGCGACAACGCCCCGAATTCGCTTCCGGTTGTCATACGTCCCTCTATTCAAGCCAGGTGTTAACACTTTCGACACCGATGAATCACCTTACTCTCACACATAATCGATGAAAACCGTACGGGCAACCATTATTTCTGTCGTTTAGTCCGTAGTACTCACAGTATGTCTCCGGGACGGGAGTCGCCGGTCGTACCGGTCGGCTTTTGCTCGAAAGGGTGCAAGCCGGGGTATGGCCACCGAGTTCCTCCCGCGCGACGAGCTCCTCGACCGGCTTCGCGACCACGCGTTCGATCGACCGCCCGCGATCGTCTGTAACGCCCACATAACGGGGCTGGGCGTCGCCCGCGCGCTCGCGGCCCACGACGTGCCCGTGATCGCAGTCGACCGCAACGGCGACGGGGTCGCGTCTTCCTCGGAGGCCGTTGCGTTCGCCGGGGAGGTCACGTACCCGTTTTCCGACCGTGAGGGCTTCCAGGAGGATGTCGAGGCGATCGCCGACGCCGTCGAAGGCGAGCCCGTCGCCTTCGGCTGTATGGACGAATGGGTTCACGCCTTCGCCGACGCCGAGCCCGCGGGCGTGCGCCTGCCCTTCGCCGAGAAACGCGTGGTCGATCGGGTGTTGGACAAGGAGTCTCTCTACGGACTCGCCGAGAAGCTCGACGTCCCCTACCCCGAGACCTACCGCATCGCGGGGATCGGCGACGAGTCGCCCGATGCCGCCGCAGCGCTCGGCGACCCCATCGAACCTGAGGAGGCCCTCGATCAACTCGAGTTCCCGTTCGTCCTCAAGCCCGCACGCAAACGTGAATTCGAGGAGGCGGTCGGGACGAACGTCATCGAGATCAGTAGTGAAAGCGAATACGCCGAGGTAATCGAAACCGCCCGCGAGGCCGATATTCGCGTGATGGCCCAGGAACGGGTCCCCATCGCTCAGGGGGAGGACTGTTCGCTCGCCTCGTACGTCCCGCCGAGCGGCGATCCACTCACCTTCGTCGGCAATCCGCTCGTCCGGTATCCCCTCTCGTTCGGCACCTCGTGTGTGGTCGAGCGGGTCGACCGGCCGGAGATCGAAGAGCGCGCCCTCTCGGTCCTATCGGAGACGGGATACTACGGGATCAGCGAATCCGAGTTC contains:
- a CDS encoding maleate cis-trans isomerase family protein; amino-acid sequence: MSGWHRLGAVIPSSNTAVEREFPKYVPEEVSVHTSRMPLESVTADALDSMSDRVVECAELLSHADVEAVAYACTTGSLLHGPGFDRELEEELSAAVGGPAVATALSVDRALETLDAKRIAVRTPYNEELNAREREYLEAAGYEVVSISGLGIEDNTEIGALTPKNAAEQVETVDSSDVDVVFVSCTNYPTLSAVESMEDALGVPVITSNGATLLDLCRAAGFECEGPGALFR
- a CDS encoding hydantoinase B/oxoprolinase family protein — translated: MDAITLEILRNQLESIAEEMGQVLITGAYSPNIKERRDCSTALFDREGRMVAQAEHIPVHLGAMPEAVETVREKDPRPGDVFVLNDPFSGGTHLPDITMVSPLTVRDEIVGYAVSRAHHADVGGSTPGSMPAGAREIYEEGLRLPAVRLQRAGETNEDVMELLLANVRNAGERRADLRAQLAANDRAEDRLNDLFAEHGEAVVREGFDAVIDYSRKRIEAEIADLPDGTYEATDLLEGDGITEEDIEIAATVIVEDESIDVDFSGTAEQVPGNVNAPLAVAKSAVYFVVRCVTDPEIPPNHGCYAPVSVRAPEGSLLNPRPPAAVVGGNVETSQRVTDTVFLALATAAPDRVPAQGQGTMNNLTVGGRDGEFAYYETIGGGFGARATKDGMDGVQVGMTNTLNTPIESLETEYPLRVEEYSLREGSGGRGRHRGGLGLVRSVRVEESATVSLLTERRRRGPRGLAGGEDGTPGENLISGESVPAKTTRDVPAGALITVKTPGGGGHGDPDERDPELAERDRENGVAE
- a CDS encoding hydantoinase/oxoprolinase family protein, which translates into the protein MTETHIGVDVGGTFTDVALYTENGLTTAKVPSTADQSVGVMAAIEKACEDARIAPEEVDAFSHAMTVSVNALLERNGAKTALVTTDGFRDVLEIGRQARPDLYDLDAEKPAPLVPRKRRYELDERATPEGIEEPVDEGDVRELANRIDDGVESVAVCLLHAYAHDDNERRVAEVLREELDVPVSTSSEVLAEFREFERTSTTAVDAYVRPAIDSYVGRLAERAAEAGVPVPRIMQSNGGTAEAETVREHAVTTTLSGPAAGVVGAGATVENEAGLVTFDMGGTSSDVSLVRDGEIERTTDAEIDGIPIGTPMVDVNTVGAGGGSIAWVDSGGALRVGPRSAGAEPGPACYGKGGERATVTDANVVLGYIGPETALGGEMTLDVEAAENVLADLAERAGLDGPLEAARGVYRVANANMARAVRSVTVERGYDPRGFGLVAFGGAGPMHAVSLADSLDIDRVVVPRPAGVLSAFGLLAADEKHDAVRTYRAPLKEADAAGVESVCSELEERVRGETATGEPAVERAADLRYVGQSFEITVPLSEFDPAELEERFHAAHNRTYGYRMDEAVELVNLRATATVPREAPQIAYEGVGDPVVGEREAYFPETGRREATVYDRDRLAPGERVVGPAVLEQAESTTVLPPEWVGTVDSSGALTARRQD
- a CDS encoding Nramp family divalent metal transporter, with protein sequence MTLRNRLKSIGPGAIIAAAFVGPGTVTTASVIGAQYAYVLVWTIAFSVIATIVLQEMSARLGLVSRAGLGEALRGEFDSPTAKAASVVLVVSAIGIGTAAFQTGNIVGGAAGLATITGVSESVWGPLIGLVAAALLWTGNYELIERTFVALVIVMGLAFVANAIMVRPDLGALARGFVPAAPEGSAYLIAGLIGTTVVGYNLFLHASTVQERWGGPDDLAECRTDTIASILFGGAITLSIVITAAAVFPAGTEIGDVGAMANQLEPVFGGFALTFFAIGLFAAGFTSAMSAPLAGAYATAGALGWDVDLKSARFRAIWLTILGVGTVFSGLGYDPVQVIVFAQVANGILLPVLAVFLIYAMNNDALLGEHTNTRIQNALGAVVTLVVIGIGLQTLRDNLPAFVEFLRGALGA
- a CDS encoding ribbon-helix-helix domain-containing protein — encoded protein: MTDRVTVSLDEDSRTALDSLLSETGEGQSTVVRRALTFYAANLEAAETDVSADLQQYHRLLSTGEHVLFDVDFLHCFLDHVYREGEPDPEFQAAADRVADFHAAEYAERFADLGEVLEWLSLCGFLTVRGVENDTYHVVFPSEPTKEFMLRFVERSTADLPFEVDIEEGVAKALLTQRKVNE
- a CDS encoding redox-regulated ATPase YchF translates to MLTLALAGKPNAGKSTVYSAATRAEVDMANYPFTTIDPNRGVSYVRTDCPCLAREERCDTENCRDGKRYVPVELIDVAGLVPGAHEGRGLGNQFLDALTNADAIITVVDASGGTNAEGEPVDIGTYDPVEEIDFIEEEMDRWLAGIVERNWEGVERQSRSPGFDIDEAVSDVLTGFGASEADVAVVLRELDYPENPREWTDEDRRDLARLVRARTKPILIATNKADIAPAGNIERLREAGEERGRHVIPTTAEGELALRKGAEAGLIEYDPGDPDFEVLGELSGAQQGKLEELGETMAEYGGTGVQAALDGAVYDLLDRFTAYPVQNETRWTDGQGNVLPDAFLLPRGSTPKDLAYAVHSDIGEGYLHAVDARSDRRIGESHELSEGDVIKIVSTAT
- a CDS encoding Na+/H+ antiporter NhaC family protein → MTTGSEFGALSLVPPLIAIALAIITRRALLSLFIGIWSGGIIYSGSLGIVQTFDWIVSAIGEDVFHAQIIVFVSLLGAGIALIWRMGGSLAVANYATSRLDSHRKVGIATWLLGLVWFFDDYANTAIVGSSMKDIADETNMSREKLAYLLDSTAAPVATFGISSWVAYQISMIQTGYEAAGITDVAPSAFLTFLRSMPYNLYCLFALLMVGVIVLTRRDFGEMLDAEHRAQSTGKVNRDDAKPLQSMKDDLGDVETDSPMVRFFTVPILALVTVVAVGVAWSGYSPGASAIDMAESADFMGALVWGSFAMAASALVLSLVYDVLSIDEGMETVLDGFGIMLHAIAILVLAWSIGAVAGALETGAYVTEIAAGFITPTLLPIVILFAGGFISFSIGTSWGTMALVTPVAIPLAWEVSGGSSEMLAVATGAVFSGAIFGDHCSPISDTTVLSSTFAGADHIDHVRTQIYYALTTAALATIGYLLYGLTGLPQLVLIPVGIVLLVAVVYGFSELDARRKGLTAKPFVTRERDSLADADD
- a CDS encoding carboxylate--amine ligase, which produces MATEFLPRDELLDRLRDHAFDRPPAIVCNAHITGLGVARALAAHDVPVIAVDRNGDGVASSSEAVAFAGEVTYPFSDREGFQEDVEAIADAVEGEPVAFGCMDEWVHAFADAEPAGVRLPFAEKRVVDRVLDKESLYGLAEKLDVPYPETYRIAGIGDESPDAAAALGDPIEPEEALDQLEFPFVLKPARKREFEEAVGTNVIEISSESEYAEVIETAREADIRVMAQERVPIAQGEDCSLASYVPPSGDPLTFVGNPLVRYPLSFGTSCVVERVDRPEIEERALSVLSETGYYGISESEFVYDRERKEYVLLDVNTRPWKWICLPVAAGANLPMAAYADATGAAYEPTEITDARWVYLPDYLELLGTDESFGDVLTEPQWTALVSGAFEAGDDLATGVYSPSDPNPTYDVIRTKFGSVEYYCSC